The following are from one region of the Chloroflexota bacterium genome:
- a CDS encoding histidine--tRNA ligase — MYQAPRGTQDILPHDQAYWRFVEEKAEKICQLYGYKRIDTPVFEQTSLFRRSVGEGTDIVEKQMYTFEDQGGDSMTLRPEGTAPVCRAYIEHGMHNLPQPVRLYYIGPIFRYERPQAGRYRQHRQFGVEAIGDADPALDAEVISMAWEFYASLGLKGLTLQLNSIGCKVCRPDYLEKLRQYYSGHAQALCPDCGRRLRQNPLRLLDCKKPSCQEIVKGAPRIAEHLCQQCARHFDALKGYLDGLEIPYELNPYLVRGLDYYTRAVFEIQPREGGAQSALGGGGRYDGLIEQLGGTPAPAIGFATGLERIILNLRQQGIELPPIPGPEVYIAYLGEKAKKEAIKLAAKLRRAGIGATMALGDKSLKSQLKQANSLALPQTLIIGENELKKGVAVLRNMALGEQVEIPLSQVVTRLKKEA; from the coding sequence GTGTACCAGGCTCCACGAGGCACACAAGATATTTTACCCCACGATCAGGCTTACTGGAGGTTTGTAGAGGAGAAGGCTGAGAAGATTTGTCAGCTTTACGGCTATAAGCGCATCGATACCCCGGTTTTTGAGCAGACAAGCCTGTTCAGACGCAGTGTTGGCGAAGGGACAGACATCGTAGAGAAGCAGATGTATACCTTCGAGGATCAGGGTGGCGACAGCATGACCTTGCGCCCCGAGGGAACGGCGCCGGTCTGCCGTGCCTATATCGAACATGGCATGCACAACCTTCCTCAACCAGTCAGGCTCTACTACATCGGCCCCATCTTTCGCTATGAAAGGCCTCAGGCGGGCAGATACCGGCAGCACCGCCAGTTTGGGGTGGAAGCCATAGGCGACGCTGACCCGGCACTGGATGCAGAGGTTATCAGCATGGCCTGGGAATTCTATGCCTCGCTGGGGCTGAAAGGATTGACGCTTCAGCTTAACAGCATCGGTTGCAAGGTTTGCCGGCCTGATTACCTGGAGAAGCTGAGGCAATACTATTCTGGCCATGCCCAGGCTTTGTGTCCAGACTGCGGGAGGAGGCTACGGCAAAACCCCTTGCGCCTTCTGGACTGCAAGAAGCCTTCTTGCCAGGAGATCGTCAAAGGTGCCCCTAGAATCGCGGAGCATCTCTGCCAGCAGTGCGCCCGGCACTTCGATGCTTTGAAAGGCTATCTTGACGGTCTGGAAATACCCTACGAGTTGAATCCTTACCTCGTGCGTGGCCTGGACTACTACACCAGGGCCGTTTTCGAGATTCAACCCCGGGAGGGGGGCGCGCAAAGCGCGCTGGGGGGTGGAGGGCGCTACGACGGCCTCATCGAGCAGTTGGGCGGAACACCTGCCCCAGCCATCGGATTTGCTACCGGCCTGGAACGGATTATCCTTAACCTGCGCCAGCAGGGCATCGAGCTGCCGCCTATCCCTGGCCCAGAGGTCTACATTGCCTATCTTGGCGAAAAGGCCAAGAAGGAAGCCATAAAACTGGCCGCGAAGCTGCGCCGGGCTGGCATTGGGGCTACCATGGCCTTGGGAGACAAGAGCCTGAAATCTCAGCTGAAGCAGGCAAATTCCCTGGCTTTGCCTCAGACGCTGATCATCGGAGAGAATGAACTGAAGAAGGGCGTGGCGGTACTAAGGAATATGGCCCTGGGAGAGCAGGTGGAGATCCCTCTCAGTCAAGTAGTGACGCGGCTGAAGAAAGAGGCGTGA
- a CDS encoding alpha/beta fold hydrolase: MGGAAIPQVMVGDLNMYYEVHGHGEPLVLVAGLGSDLSEWALQTPEFSKKYSVVTFDNRGAGRTDAPDMPYSIRMMSGDTLGLMDVLGIDQAHVLGVSMGGYIAQELAIRHPGRVKSLILVSTSAGPYLIEAHVLTTWAAAAIRGISQKTFFQLMLPFIFTDRLFEDPEMVQIAVNMIATPHSTTPAYALVRQLMACVEHDARGRLGRITAPALVLAGKDDILVPFSLSEELATSIPKAKLVVLYGGGHGFNTEIPDKFNQAVLEFLTEVA, encoded by the coding sequence GTGGGAGGTGCAGCCATCCCGCAAGTGATGGTTGGTGACCTCAACATGTACTACGAGGTCCATGGTCACGGTGAACCGCTTGTCCTTGTAGCAGGGCTGGGAAGTGACCTGAGTGAATGGGCACTCCAGACCCCGGAGTTCTCAAAGAAGTACTCGGTTGTAACGTTTGACAACCGTGGCGCGGGTCGTACCGATGCTCCGGACATGCCTTACTCCATCCGAATGATGTCTGGCGACACCCTTGGCCTTATGGACGTGCTCGGCATTGACCAGGCCCACGTATTGGGCGTGTCCATGGGAGGATACATTGCTCAGGAGCTTGCCATCAGACATCCTGGGCGCGTCAAGAGCCTCATACTGGTATCAACCAGTGCAGGGCCTTATCTGATAGAAGCACATGTCCTGACCACATGGGCTGCCGCAGCTATAAGAGGCATCAGTCAGAAGACATTCTTCCAGCTTATGTTGCCTTTCATCTTCACGGACAGGCTCTTCGAAGACCCGGAGATGGTGCAAATAGCGGTGAACATGATAGCGACACCCCATTCCACAACGCCAGCTTATGCCCTCGTTCGCCAGTTGATGGCCTGCGTCGAACATGATGCCCGGGGTCGCCTCGGCCGGATAACGGCGCCGGCGCTGGTACTGGCTGGCAAGGACGATATTCTGGTGCCCTTCTCGCTGTCCGAAGAGCTGGCCACGAGCATCCCTAAGGCGAAGCTGGTCGTACTCTACGGAGGAGGACACGGGTTCAACACGGAGATTCCAGACAAGTTCAACCAGGCCGTGCTGGAATTCCTGACCGAGGTTGCCTAG